One window from the genome of Oikeobacillus pervagus encodes:
- a CDS encoding basic amino acid ABC transporter substrate-binding protein: MKKIGVKISVFMMLSCLLVLAACGNKEEKSSTDGNEKGKTLIAGTNAAFAPFEYMDKGKVTGFDVDLVEAVAKEAGYKVEVKHEGWDAMLANLQSKQSDLAIAGITMNDERKKTYDFTKPYFEATNMIVVKKESDIKNALDLKDKKIGVQNGTTGQEAAEKILGNNNGNIAKYKNITIAFMALKNNEVDAVVIDNVVGNEYVKNNPKENLKVVMDKENFDSEFYGMAFPKGSKLTKEFDQAFQKMIDNGTYAEIYKKWFKEEPDMESLKKAEK; the protein is encoded by the coding sequence ATGAAAAAGATAGGGGTTAAGATTTCGGTCTTTATGATGCTTAGTTGTCTGTTAGTGTTGGCCGCATGTGGAAATAAAGAAGAAAAGAGCAGTACGGACGGGAATGAAAAGGGGAAAACGTTAATTGCTGGTACGAACGCCGCATTTGCTCCATTTGAATATATGGACAAAGGAAAAGTAACAGGATTTGATGTTGATTTAGTTGAGGCAGTGGCAAAAGAAGCTGGATATAAAGTAGAAGTAAAACACGAGGGCTGGGACGCAATGCTAGCAAATCTTCAAAGTAAACAATCTGATCTTGCTATTGCAGGTATTACAATGAATGATGAGCGTAAGAAAACGTATGATTTTACAAAACCTTATTTTGAAGCAACGAACATGATTGTCGTGAAAAAGGAAAGCGACATAAAAAATGCTTTAGATTTAAAAGATAAAAAAATTGGAGTACAGAATGGAACAACTGGACAAGAAGCTGCTGAAAAGATATTAGGAAATAACAATGGCAATATTGCCAAGTATAAAAATATTACGATTGCATTTATGGCCTTAAAGAATAATGAAGTAGATGCGGTTGTCATCGATAATGTGGTTGGAAATGAATATGTGAAAAATAATCCGAAAGAAAATTTAAAAGTAGTTATGGATAAGGAAAATTTTGATTCAGAGTTTTATGGAATGGCTTTTCCTAAAGGAAGTAAATTGACAAAGGAATTTGATCAGGCATTCCAAAAGATGATAGATAACGGAACATATGCTGAAATTTATAAAAAATGGTTTAAGGAAGAACCAGATATGGAATCTTTGAAAAAAGCTGAAAAATAA
- a CDS encoding DUF1259 domain-containing protein, whose product MGSWNDRKFLCREFARILDGIGSLDENGVCLVQRFRDLDFTILGRETRSPLVLPQFFTFENLDRKGNALNLGETVLLEKEINPLLTELRKRDIIVTAIHNHWLFDEPRAMYMHFESIEPPLDFARKIRSAFRVLKS is encoded by the coding sequence ATGGGTAGCTGGAATGATCGAAAATTTCTCTGTCGGGAATTTGCTCGAATTCTCGATGGAATTGGAAGCTTAGATGAAAATGGGGTGTGCCTTGTACAAAGATTTCGTGATCTTGACTTTACCATTCTTGGACGTGAAACAAGATCTCCACTAGTCTTACCTCAATTTTTTACATTTGAAAACCTAGATCGAAAGGGAAATGCCTTAAATCTAGGTGAAACCGTCCTTCTTGAGAAGGAAATTAATCCATTATTAACAGAGCTTAGAAAACGAGATATAATCGTAACCGCCATCCATAACCATTGGCTATTCGACGAACCACGAGCAATGTATATGCATTTCGAATCAATAGAACCCCCTCTTGATTTTGCTCGAAAAATCAGATCTGCTTTTCGAGTGTTGAAATCATAA
- a CDS encoding transglutaminase-like domain-containing protein: MEIIAESSDLNEYLKELDVVNFSHPLIKEMAAELFGDEQSEIEKVKVAFEFVRDQIAHSWDIQSTKVTCRASDVLKYKEGICYAKSNLLAAFLRSQGIPTGFCYQRLMIFDTPDKGFSLHAFNAVFLRSLNRWIRIDARGNKPGVHAEFSLNEEILAFSVQENLGERDDPIIYFEPNSKTISCLEQNSNLLELYTCHLPDYLSHHNGSKTPTLK, encoded by the coding sequence ATGGAGATCATTGCTGAGTCTTCGGATTTGAATGAATATTTGAAGGAATTAGATGTGGTTAATTTTTCTCATCCTTTGATTAAGGAAATGGCGGCTGAATTGTTTGGTGATGAACAGTCGGAAATAGAGAAGGTCAAGGTCGCTTTTGAATTTGTAAGGGATCAAATTGCCCATTCTTGGGATATTCAGAGTACGAAGGTTACTTGTAGGGCATCAGATGTTTTAAAATATAAAGAAGGCATCTGCTACGCAAAATCGAATTTATTGGCTGCATTTCTTCGATCACAAGGGATCCCAACAGGATTTTGTTATCAACGTCTCATGATCTTTGATACACCAGATAAAGGGTTTTCCCTTCATGCGTTTAACGCGGTTTTCCTTCGTTCTTTAAACCGATGGATTCGCATAGATGCTCGCGGTAACAAGCCTGGAGTACATGCTGAATTTTCACTTAATGAAGAAATCTTAGCATTTTCAGTTCAAGAAAATTTGGGTGAAAGAGATGATCCTATCATTTATTTCGAGCCCAACTCTAAAACGATTTCTTGTTTAGAACAAAATTCAAATTTATTAGAATTGTATACATGTCATTTACCCGATTATTTATCCCACCATAACGGCAGTAAAACCCCCACCTTAAAATGA
- a CDS encoding VOC family protein gives MKLGAFSVSINVKDINVSKSFYENLGFQVFGGDITQNWLIMKNENCIIGLFQGMFEKNILTFNPGWSQEAENLDSFTDVRELQKQLRKKGIEILTEADELTEGPAHFTLEDPDGNLILIDQHR, from the coding sequence ATGAAACTAGGCGCATTTTCTGTAAGTATAAATGTAAAAGACATCAATGTTTCAAAGTCATTTTACGAAAACCTAGGATTTCAAGTCTTTGGAGGTGATATTACTCAAAATTGGCTAATTATGAAGAATGAAAATTGCATAATTGGACTGTTCCAAGGAATGTTTGAAAAGAACATTCTAACTTTCAATCCAGGATGGAGTCAAGAAGCCGAAAACCTCGATTCCTTTACGGACGTAAGAGAACTACAAAAACAGCTTAGAAAAAAAGGAATTGAAATACTTACTGAAGCAGATGAATTAACTGAAGGACCAGCACATTTCACACTTGAAGATCCGGATGGTAATCTCATACTTATAGATCAACACCGATGA
- a CDS encoding YcdB/YcdC domain-containing protein codes for MLKEKLKKRALSMVDIPNYFQPILEEYFEGENGEGEAMFSWGNEEQNEGITINLDLAGNLIGLTIDKKDHNPNVISLNIEERRERAEQFFISQYPDALKDLTLYQTKKLSDTYRFYYSQIVMDLPLGQGECFIDIDRTGNIVKFKYKDVKQLPEIKTPLISKEKLIKHVQNKLEFQLRIANLYTNLHDVTEDALRLVYVPSPSFMKYKADVLEPTLTISHEEEELQNFVSLPAPTSTIVHNDLSIEEIIGITKRMEVIREVDMGEDEMGIVWRDKDWEMKGRDLSMKGLFKRHSKDTVTAIISKKTGKIKSFIWFFERNGNLDLSREECFPKAINILQKIFPNYFQYLQLFVTENEEEEHDKESFEFRMHNGHGIPIHLEFVRVAVNRKTGQIDYYSGPIVEMKQLSQISAEPAISKKEACDIFINHLDFKLEWNKNYDSEPESHTLVYQAYNKHSGTPIRYIDAMTGEVISEKEY; via the coding sequence ATGCTAAAAGAAAAATTAAAGAAACGGGCATTATCGATGGTCGACATACCTAATTATTTTCAACCCATCCTAGAGGAATATTTTGAGGGGGAAAATGGAGAAGGGGAGGCAATGTTTTCTTGGGGAAATGAAGAACAAAATGAAGGCATTACTATTAATCTAGATCTTGCCGGTAATTTGATAGGTTTAACGATTGACAAGAAGGATCATAATCCCAATGTGATCTCTTTAAATATAGAAGAAAGAAGAGAACGAGCTGAACAATTCTTCATTAGTCAGTATCCAGACGCATTAAAAGATTTAACCTTATATCAAACAAAAAAACTTTCGGATACATATCGTTTTTACTATAGCCAAATCGTAATGGATTTACCGCTTGGTCAAGGTGAGTGTTTTATTGATATTGACCGTACAGGAAATATTGTTAAGTTTAAATATAAAGATGTAAAACAGCTACCTGAAATAAAAACTCCGTTGATTTCAAAAGAAAAACTAATTAAACATGTACAGAATAAACTAGAGTTTCAGTTAAGAATTGCAAATTTATATACTAATCTTCATGATGTAACAGAAGATGCACTGCGCCTAGTGTATGTGCCAAGTCCTTCTTTTATGAAATATAAAGCAGACGTTTTGGAACCAACTTTAACGATTAGCCATGAAGAAGAGGAACTTCAAAATTTTGTCTCACTTCCTGCTCCGACAAGTACGATCGTACACAATGATTTATCCATTGAAGAGATTATTGGAATTACAAAGAGGATGGAAGTCATTCGTGAAGTTGATATGGGGGAAGATGAAATGGGCATTGTATGGCGTGATAAGGATTGGGAGATGAAGGGAAGAGATCTATCTATGAAGGGTCTTTTCAAGAGACATTCAAAAGATACAGTTACGGCCATAATTTCAAAGAAAACGGGTAAAATCAAAAGTTTTATTTGGTTTTTTGAGCGAAATGGCAATCTTGATCTTAGTCGAGAAGAGTGTTTTCCAAAGGCTATTAATATTTTACAAAAGATCTTTCCGAATTATTTTCAGTATTTACAATTGTTTGTCACAGAAAACGAGGAAGAAGAACATGATAAGGAATCCTTTGAATTCCGTATGCATAATGGGCATGGAATCCCAATTCATTTAGAATTTGTTCGGGTTGCTGTCAATCGAAAAACCGGACAAATTGATTATTATAGTGGACCGATTGTCGAGATGAAACAACTGAGTCAGATATCTGCTGAACCAGCAATTTCTAAAAAAGAAGCATGTGATATATTTATCAATCATTTGGATTTTAAATTAGAGTGGAACAAAAATTATGATAGTGAACCAGAATCCCATACTCTTGTTTATCAGGCGTATAATAAACATTCTGGAACCCCTATTCGGTATATTGATGCCATGACAGGGGAAGTTATTTCTGAAAAAGAATATTAA
- a CDS encoding DUF6241 domain-containing protein, with the protein MEKKIVIIITTMVTLILFIGLVSVLIFQNFSSLAEDSNSSRVGEGVHSVESSQDQSEEVGGVIHSIQIKGDSTQDEIVSIMHKMTHQKVVADEKWGAIKMEPKTINEVYSVIESSNFNDKSALLAIAKKWKAGDFSDVDADHNYFWDLQGGNVGKATGLMSEEEEQKFIENNFKNHGKE; encoded by the coding sequence ATGGAGAAAAAAATAGTCATTATCATAACGACAATGGTTACTTTAATATTATTTATTGGTTTAGTATCCGTACTAATTTTTCAAAATTTCAGTTCTTTAGCAGAGGATTCGAATAGTTCTCGAGTTGGTGAAGGTGTTCATTCTGTAGAATCCAGCCAGGATCAGTCTGAAGAAGTCGGGGGAGTTATTCATTCAATCCAAATTAAAGGGGATTCTACTCAAGATGAAATCGTTTCAATAATGCATAAAATGACTCATCAAAAAGTGGTGGCAGATGAAAAATGGGGAGCTATTAAGATGGAACCAAAAACCATCAACGAAGTTTACTCGGTTATTGAATCTAGTAATTTTAACGATAAATCTGCTCTTTTAGCAATCGCAAAGAAATGGAAAGCGGGGGACTTTAGCGATGTAGATGCTGATCACAATTATTTCTGGGACCTTCAAGGTGGCAACGTTGGGAAAGCTACGGGATTAATGAGCGAAGAAGAGGAACAGAAATTTATTGAAAATAACTTTAAAAATCATGGTAAGGAGTAA